One region of Dokdonia sp. 4H-3-7-5 genomic DNA includes:
- a CDS encoding efflux RND transporter permease subunit, protein MTDKKKKNVDKEFAISSWAIDNPTIIYVLMALFLALGMGAYLGMARENFPEINETKIYISAPYPGNTAEDIERLIVDPLEDKLQNLSDVVEVLSTSQEDYAIITIEFKEGVDVQEAKQRVKDEVDSETANEDWPTFNNAKVEPNVFDLSISEETPILNVNVSGNYPTIKLKEYAEYLQDEIESLKEIKEATIRGAQEREVEVAVDVYKMIAAQVSFNDILASIGNENMTLSAGNLVSSGQRRNIRVIGEIQSPEELEDFVIKSDNGAVYLKDIAEVTFSEEDKTTYARDLTLYEGDTVNDEEISETVVMLDVKKRSGENMIEAVEQINEIIANATAEVFPPDVVVRTANDQSAKTENQVNDLVNNIIFGIILVVGVLMFFLGFKNALFVGFAIPMSMFMSFMILNLMGYTMNTMILFALIMGLGMLVDNGIVVVENVYRLMDEEGMGRIEAAKKGIGEIAFPIIISTLTTVAAFVPLGLWPGIMGQFMIYFPITLSVVLGSSLFVAIFINSMLVSQFMKTDEKALTRKFLIRTSLIMLPIGLMILFLGGSIRGLGSLVIATIIFMWIYKYVLKGAADVFQKRFLTWLEDVYKRFLGWAIRGYKPIGFVAGIFLMLILTFMAFGGSVSAGRTAIEFFPDNKPNQITVYIEYPEGTAITKTDAITKEIEQRVFKVFNDEAYLEGEDYNALVETSVSQVGEGAGNPQTDGGSAAEMPHRAKITATMREYKYRNEADSEELRFKVQDAVRGVYPGVVITVEKDAAGPPQGYPINIELEGKDYQELIIAAEKMRNYINSRNVPGVDELKINVNRGKPGTEVLVDRQKAGELGVATGQVGLQLRRSIFGDKAGVYKKDGEDYDIYVRFNEEQRYDKSALFNQNITFRDPATGQVKEVPVSAVTTTRNTSSFSAIKHRDSKRVVTVYSNLAAGFTDAGVVVAAVQEEMKNFDEIPKDIKVNYTGQIEEQAKEMNFLVSAFFGGLALIFFLLIFQFSSISKPIIIMIAIFLSFIGVFGGIIISGSPFVIIMTMMGIISLAGIVVNNGVVLLDYTQLLVDRKEVAQDLEGKQMLDKKTMQELIIEGGRARLRPVLLTAITTVLGLIPLAIGINIDFFGLFQEFDAGIYVGGDNVIFWGPLAWTVIYGLIIATFLTLIIVPLLYYIVYRIKFKIRGGKDAVEEEKELPEAA, encoded by the coding sequence ATGACAGATAAGAAAAAGAAAAATGTAGATAAGGAATTTGCAATCTCCAGCTGGGCGATTGATAATCCTACCATTATTTACGTTCTTATGGCGCTGTTTCTGGCCTTAGGAATGGGTGCATACTTAGGTATGGCACGTGAGAATTTCCCAGAAATCAATGAGACTAAAATTTATATTTCGGCACCATATCCTGGGAACACCGCAGAGGATATTGAACGTCTCATTGTAGATCCGCTGGAGGATAAACTTCAGAACTTGTCAGATGTGGTTGAGGTGCTTTCTACTTCGCAAGAAGATTATGCAATCATCACCATAGAATTTAAGGAAGGAGTTGATGTACAGGAGGCAAAGCAACGAGTAAAGGATGAGGTAGACTCAGAAACAGCAAATGAAGACTGGCCTACGTTTAACAATGCAAAGGTAGAGCCTAACGTATTTGACCTAAGTATCTCTGAGGAGACACCTATTCTTAATGTAAACGTATCTGGTAATTACCCTACTATAAAGCTTAAGGAATATGCAGAGTACCTGCAGGATGAGATAGAAAGCCTTAAGGAAATCAAAGAAGCAACTATACGTGGTGCGCAAGAGCGTGAGGTAGAAGTAGCAGTAGATGTGTATAAAATGATAGCTGCTCAAGTAAGTTTTAATGACATACTTGCTTCTATAGGAAATGAAAATATGACCCTATCTGCTGGTAACCTTGTGAGTAGCGGGCAACGTCGTAACATTCGTGTGATAGGAGAAATTCAGAGCCCAGAAGAGCTCGAAGACTTTGTAATCAAATCAGATAATGGTGCTGTGTATCTTAAAGATATTGCAGAGGTGACTTTTTCTGAAGAGGACAAAACTACCTATGCTAGAGATCTCACATTATATGAAGGAGATACGGTAAATGATGAAGAGATAAGTGAGACGGTAGTGATGCTAGACGTAAAAAAACGTTCTGGTGAAAACATGATTGAAGCCGTTGAGCAAATCAACGAGATTATAGCAAATGCTACGGCAGAGGTGTTTCCTCCGGATGTGGTTGTGCGTACAGCAAATGATCAGAGTGCAAAGACAGAAAACCAAGTAAACGACCTTGTAAACAATATTATCTTTGGTATTATTCTCGTGGTAGGTGTACTTATGTTCTTTTTAGGATTTAAAAATGCACTTTTTGTTGGGTTTGCAATTCCTATGTCTATGTTTATGAGTTTTATGATCCTCAACTTGATGGGTTATACCATGAATACCATGATTCTCTTTGCCCTTATTATGGGACTTGGGATGCTAGTAGATAACGGTATTGTGGTAGTAGAAAACGTGTATCGTCTCATGGACGAAGAAGGAATGGGACGTATAGAAGCGGCCAAAAAAGGTATTGGGGAAATTGCATTCCCTATCATTATATCTACACTTACTACGGTAGCTGCCTTCGTGCCATTAGGACTTTGGCCAGGGATTATGGGGCAGTTTATGATTTACTTCCCTATCACATTATCTGTGGTACTAGGGTCATCATTATTTGTGGCAATCTTTATAAACTCGATGCTCGTATCACAGTTTATGAAAACAGATGAGAAAGCGCTTACGCGAAAATTTCTTATCCGCACCTCACTCATCATGTTGCCTATTGGGTTAATGATATTATTTTTAGGAGGAAGCATACGTGGACTAGGAAGCCTTGTTATTGCTACCATCATCTTTATGTGGATTTATAAATACGTACTTAAAGGTGCTGCCGATGTTTTTCAAAAACGTTTCTTAACGTGGCTAGAAGATGTTTATAAGAGATTCTTAGGATGGGCGATTAGAGGCTATAAACCTATAGGATTTGTAGCTGGGATTTTCTTAATGCTTATTTTGACTTTTATGGCTTTTGGAGGCTCTGTAAGTGCTGGTCGTACAGCTATAGAATTCTTCCCTGATAATAAGCCTAACCAGATTACGGTTTATATTGAGTATCCAGAAGGTACAGCAATTACAAAGACAGATGCAATCACTAAAGAGATAGAGCAGCGTGTGTTCAAAGTCTTTAATGATGAGGCATACTTAGAAGGTGAAGATTACAATGCACTTGTAGAAACTTCTGTATCACAAGTAGGCGAAGGTGCAGGTAACCCACAAACAGATGGAGGAAGCGCTGCTGAGATGCCACACAGAGCAAAAATTACGGCGACTATGCGTGAGTATAAGTACCGTAATGAAGCAGATAGTGAAGAGCTCCGTTTTAAGGTACAAGATGCCGTGAGAGGTGTATATCCAGGAGTTGTGATTACTGTAGAAAAAGATGCTGCAGGACCACCACAGGGATATCCTATTAACATAGAGCTAGAAGGTAAAGACTATCAAGAACTCATCATCGCAGCAGAAAAGATGCGTAACTATATTAATAGCCGCAACGTTCCTGGAGTAGATGAGCTTAAGATTAATGTAAATAGAGGGAAGCCAGGAACAGAAGTTCTTGTAGATCGCCAGAAGGCAGGAGAACTGGGTGTAGCTACTGGTCAAGTAGGGCTGCAACTACGTCGTTCTATCTTTGGTGATAAAGCTGGGGTTTATAAAAAAGATGGGGAAGATTATGATATTTACGTGCGCTTCAATGAAGAGCAGCGATATGATAAGTCGGCTTTATTTAATCAGAACATCACTTTTAGAGATCCTGCTACGGGGCAAGTAAAAGAAGTACCTGTAAGTGCAGTAACCACTACAAGAAACACATCTTCATTTAGTGCGATAAAGCACAGAGATTCTAAGCGTGTAGTGACAGTATATTCTAACCTTGCCGCTGGTTTTACAGATGCAGGTGTGGTAGTAGCTGCTGTACAAGAGGAGATGAAAAACTTCGACGAAATACCAAAGGATATTAAGGTAAACTATACAGGTCAAATCGAAGAGCAAGCAAAGGAAATGAATTTCTTAGTAAGTGCATTTTTTGGCGGACTGGCATTGATATTCTTTTTATTGATATTTCAATTTAGTTCCATATCAAAGCCTATCATCATTATGATAGCCATTTTCTTAAGTTTTATAGGAGTGTTTGGTGGGATTATCATAAGTGGGTCGCCATTTGTAATTATCATGACCATGATGGGAATTATATCTCTTGCAGGTATTGTGGTAAATAATGGAGTGGTATTGCTTGATTATACACAGCTACTTGTAGATCGTAAAGAAGTAGCACAAGATCTGGAAGGAAAGCAAATGCTTGATAAAAAGACCATGCAAGAGCTCATTATAGAAGGTGGTCGTGCACGTTTACGCCCAGTACTACTTACAGCGATAACCACGGTACTTGGGTTGATACCACTTGCAATAGGTATTAACATTGACTTCTTTGGGTTGTTCCAAGAGTTTGATGCAGGTATTTATGTAGGAGGTGATAACGTGATTTTCTGGGGCCCACTAGCGTGGACAGTTATTTACGGATTAATCATAGCGACTTTCTTAACGCTTATTATTGTACCATTACTATACTACATAGTATATCGTATTAA
- a CDS encoding efflux RND transporter periplasmic adaptor subunit: MKKYITLAILSIALVSCGGDTSGKSVEALIESGSVEELQAKKEALKAEITTSNDQLAQIEKVLEEKTPRDKKEVLITTMTVKDTLFNHFIEVQGNVETKQNVLIYPEYQGTLSRVLVKEGQRVRKGQTLARIDDGGLGSQVAQMESQLALAKTTFERQQRLWDQKIGSEIQYLQAKTQYESSQNMVSQIRSQLGKTTVNAPFSGVIDQVITDQGTVVAPGMALFRIVNLDNMYVAAEIPESYLPTVTAGKKVKVDFPVLGETVETTVRQTGNYIKPSNRSFAIEVDVPNKDGKVKPNLTARLSINDYTADNAILIPLNVINENADGEQFVYIAFAKADEMIAQQKIITTGKSQGDRIEVLSGVEVGDKIIVEGARSVKDNQAVKILTY; this comes from the coding sequence ATGAAAAAATATATAACACTTGCTATCTTAAGTATCGCACTCGTTTCTTGTGGAGGAGACACTAGCGGAAAATCTGTAGAAGCACTCATAGAGTCTGGCTCAGTAGAAGAGCTTCAAGCTAAGAAAGAAGCACTTAAGGCAGAGATAACAACTAGTAATGATCAACTTGCACAAATTGAAAAAGTGCTAGAAGAAAAAACACCAAGAGACAAGAAAGAGGTGCTTATTACTACAATGACGGTTAAAGATACTTTGTTTAATCACTTTATTGAAGTACAAGGTAATGTGGAGACTAAGCAAAATGTGCTTATTTATCCAGAATACCAAGGGACGCTCTCTAGAGTCCTTGTAAAGGAAGGGCAACGTGTGAGAAAAGGACAAACACTAGCTCGCATAGATGATGGAGGTTTAGGAAGTCAAGTAGCACAAATGGAATCACAACTTGCACTTGCCAAAACTACCTTTGAACGCCAGCAACGTTTATGGGATCAAAAAATAGGATCTGAAATCCAATACCTACAAGCAAAAACTCAATATGAATCATCACAAAACATGGTGAGTCAAATTAGAAGTCAGCTGGGTAAGACTACTGTAAATGCACCTTTTTCTGGTGTGATAGACCAAGTAATTACAGACCAAGGAACGGTAGTTGCTCCAGGAATGGCGTTATTTAGAATTGTAAATCTTGACAATATGTATGTAGCTGCAGAGATTCCTGAGAGCTACTTACCTACAGTAACTGCCGGTAAAAAGGTAAAAGTAGATTTTCCTGTATTAGGAGAAACGGTTGAGACTACTGTGCGTCAGACTGGTAATTACATTAAACCATCAAACAGAAGTTTTGCTATAGAAGTAGATGTTCCTAATAAAGATGGTAAGGTAAAACCTAACCTTACTGCGCGACTTTCTATTAACGATTATACAGCAGATAACGCGATTTTAATCCCTCTCAATGTAATTAATGAAAATGCAGACGGTGAGCAATTTGTATATATCGCTTTCGCGAAAGCGGACGAAATGATAGCGCAGCAAAAAATAATTACTACTGGTAAATCTCAAGGAGATCGCATTGAAGTGCTTTCTGGAGTAGAAGTAGGCGATAAAATAATTGTAGAAGGAGCAAGGTCTGTAAAAGACAACCAAGCGGTAAAAATCTTAACATACTAA
- a CDS encoding TolC family protein, which produces MIQRLSIAILLLVSVATIAQTRSFTVEEAVTFALDSNYTAINSRRDIAKAIKKKWETTASGLPQVSASLDYNYQIKQPTQLIPAEFTGGEPGTFIPVVFGTQQNATATATLSQLIFDGSYLVGLQAAKTFLEFSKNANEKTQLEVRKGVINAYGGVLLAEESVAILDKNIATLEDNLRETRIIFKNGFAEEEDVEQLQITFLSLQNQRANAKRMVTIAKQMFNLAIGIDVNEETVLTQTLEGLALPALGLLNDTVNLEQNVDYKIANNLNEQRELELKLEKSKALPTLGAFINVGTFAGRNEFNFFDSDEKWFPQSITGFQLNIPIFSSGMRNARTAQAAIALDQAKTQKEETEQQIKLAYASAKSDHELAIDNYNTSLKNITLAERIENKNQVKFREGLSTSFDLRQAQTQLYQVQQELLQAMLQIITTKADLETILNVPNYTNN; this is translated from the coding sequence ATGATACAGAGATTATCGATAGCGATATTATTACTAGTAAGTGTTGCAACAATAGCACAAACTAGAAGTTTTACCGTAGAAGAGGCTGTAACCTTTGCTTTAGATAGCAATTATACAGCTATTAATAGCCGCCGAGACATCGCGAAGGCAATTAAGAAAAAATGGGAAACTACCGCCAGTGGATTACCACAGGTAAGCGCAAGCTTAGATTATAACTACCAGATAAAACAGCCTACACAGCTTATTCCAGCAGAATTTACGGGTGGTGAGCCTGGGACATTTATTCCTGTAGTTTTTGGAACACAACAGAATGCTACTGCAACGGCAACATTAAGTCAGCTTATTTTTGATGGTTCATACCTTGTAGGATTACAAGCTGCCAAAACATTTCTTGAGTTTTCTAAAAATGCAAACGAGAAAACGCAGCTAGAAGTTCGTAAGGGTGTAATAAATGCATACGGAGGAGTACTACTTGCAGAGGAAAGCGTGGCAATATTAGATAAGAATATTGCGACATTAGAAGACAACCTCAGGGAAACTAGAATCATTTTTAAAAATGGATTTGCAGAGGAGGAGGATGTGGAGCAACTACAGATTACGTTTTTATCACTTCAGAATCAACGAGCAAATGCAAAGCGTATGGTAACCATTGCTAAGCAAATGTTTAACCTAGCAATAGGGATTGATGTAAATGAAGAAACGGTGCTCACGCAAACCCTAGAAGGACTAGCATTACCTGCATTAGGACTTCTTAATGATACGGTAAACTTAGAGCAAAATGTAGATTACAAGATTGCAAATAATCTTAATGAACAACGTGAGCTCGAACTTAAACTTGAAAAAAGTAAAGCGCTGCCTACACTAGGTGCTTTTATAAATGTAGGAACATTTGCAGGGCGTAACGAGTTTAACTTCTTTGATAGTGACGAGAAGTGGTTTCCGCAATCTATTACCGGTTTCCAACTGAACATTCCAATTTTCAGTTCTGGTATGCGTAATGCAAGAACTGCGCAAGCGGCAATAGCGCTAGATCAAGCCAAAACTCAAAAAGAGGAGACAGAACAGCAAATTAAACTTGCATATGCATCTGCCAAAAGTGATCATGAGCTTGCCATAGATAACTACAATACATCTCTTAAGAATATCACGCTAGCAGAGCGTATCGAGAATAAAAATCAAGTAAAATTTAGAGAAGGCTTAAGTACTAGTTTTGATTTGAGACAAGCTCAGACACAGCTTTATCAAGTGCAACAGGAGTTGCTACAAGCAATGTTGCAAATAATCACAACAAAGGCAGATCTTGAGACCATACTTAATGTGCCTAATTATACCAATAACTAG
- a CDS encoding TetR/AcrR family transcriptional regulator encodes MKDQLLNTATELFLSQGFKSITMDDIAREMGMSKKTVYSYYSNKEAIVSASAMQMFTNVCGGIDTIFERELNPIEELYDIKKYVLEHINGERTSSMYQLQKYYPKIHQTLRKSQYDYMKSSVTRNVLRGIEQGLFISDISVEFVVSIYFTGMTGIKDETIFPKSVFPVSDLHDMYLEYHIRGIVTPKGRKILNKLIKSNHN; translated from the coding sequence ATGAAAGATCAATTATTAAATACTGCCACAGAGTTGTTTTTAAGCCAGGGGTTTAAGAGCATAACAATGGATGATATAGCCCGAGAGATGGGTATGTCAAAAAAGACAGTGTATAGCTACTATTCAAATAAGGAGGCGATAGTTTCGGCAAGCGCTATGCAAATGTTTACAAATGTATGTGGAGGAATAGATACCATTTTTGAACGGGAGTTAAATCCTATAGAAGAGTTATATGATATTAAAAAATATGTACTTGAGCATATTAATGGCGAGCGCACGTCCTCTATGTATCAGCTTCAAAAGTACTACCCTAAAATACATCAGACCCTTAGAAAGAGTCAATATGATTACATGAAAAGTAGTGTGACTAGAAATGTACTTAGAGGAATAGAGCAAGGATTATTTATAAGTGATATCAGTGTAGAATTTGTAGTAAGTATTTACTTCACGGGAATGACTGGAATTAAGGATGAAACTATTTTTCCAAAATCTGTTTTCCCCGTTTCAGATTTACATGATATGTATCTAGAGTATCACATACGTGGTATTGTAACCCCTAAAGGAAGAAAAATTTTAAATAAACTCATCAAATCTAACCACAACTAA
- a CDS encoding polyprenyl synthetase family protein — MRSIPEYTEVFIDYLNKHTLEKEPKNLYDPINYILGLGGKRLRPVLTLMACELFEKDHAIALDAALAIEIFHNFSLVHDDIMDDAPLRRGKETVHEKWDINTGILSGDAMLIRAYQLFENYEGDTFKELAKLFSKTAIEVCEGQQYDVDFETRDDVTIPEYMKMIEYKTAVLVGAALKMGAIVAGASKTCQEAIYNYGRDLGLAFQLQDDYLDAFGDPESFGKQVGGDIIENKKTFLYLTALINSDKDDAQQLEHFFSISPADPAEKIETVKQQFLDSGAAKATEQEIAKYTQKAFTALDNVDISEDKKEVLRLFGESLMKRTY; from the coding sequence ATGCGTAGCATACCAGAATACACAGAGGTATTTATTGATTATTTAAATAAACACACCTTAGAGAAAGAGCCAAAAAATTTATATGACCCTATAAATTATATACTAGGCTTAGGAGGTAAGAGGCTGCGTCCTGTACTTACACTTATGGCTTGTGAGCTGTTTGAAAAAGACCATGCTATCGCCCTTGATGCTGCCCTAGCCATAGAGATCTTCCACAACTTTTCATTAGTCCATGATGATATTATGGATGACGCTCCACTGCGTCGAGGTAAGGAAACTGTTCATGAAAAATGGGATATAAACACTGGAATCCTTTCTGGTGATGCAATGCTTATAAGAGCGTACCAACTCTTTGAAAATTATGAAGGTGATACCTTTAAAGAACTTGCAAAACTCTTTTCTAAAACGGCAATTGAGGTTTGTGAAGGGCAACAGTATGACGTAGATTTTGAGACTCGTGACGATGTTACCATCCCAGAATATATGAAAATGATTGAGTACAAAACAGCTGTACTCGTGGGCGCTGCTCTTAAAATGGGAGCTATAGTCGCTGGTGCTTCAAAAACTTGTCAAGAAGCAATTTATAATTATGGACGTGATTTAGGTCTCGCATTCCAACTACAAGATGATTATCTAGATGCCTTTGGCGATCCAGAGAGTTTTGGGAAGCAAGTGGGCGGTGATATTATAGAAAATAAAAAGACCTTCTTATACCTTACTGCACTTATCAATTCTGATAAAGATGATGCACAACAACTAGAGCATTTCTTCTCTATCTCACCAGCAGATCCTGCAGAAAAAATTGAAACCGTAAAGCAACAGTTTCTCGACTCGGGTGCCGCAAAAGCTACAGAACAAGAAATCGCCAAATACACGCAGAAAGCATTTACAGCACTAGATAACGTTGATATCTCTGAAGATAAGAAAGAGGTATTGCGCCTTTTTGGAGAGAGTTTAATGAAGCGTACTTACTAA
- a CDS encoding OmpA family protein: MRLIISFLLCFSATILMGQENAKSSIALGPPNPKPGVCYLSRDGGGEDKLWKAVLCEWKEYQTLEILSDSMDPRLSNYDKHYINKRVRLLLERKLSLEVESYYSSSASDTTDACLAQARVREVGEYLISQGLERNQLKITVLPVKDSVGLSLRVRAINALP, translated from the coding sequence ATGAGATTGATAATTAGTTTTTTACTCTGCTTTTCTGCTACTATTTTGATGGGGCAAGAAAATGCAAAATCAAGTATAGCGCTTGGTCCTCCTAACCCAAAACCAGGGGTTTGCTACCTTTCACGTGACGGTGGAGGAGAAGATAAACTATGGAAAGCGGTACTCTGTGAGTGGAAAGAATATCAAACTTTAGAGATTCTTAGTGATAGTATGGATCCGCGATTATCTAATTATGATAAACATTACATTAATAAACGAGTGCGTTTATTATTGGAACGAAAGCTCTCATTAGAAGTAGAAAGTTATTATTCATCAAGTGCCAGTGACACCACAGATGCTTGCCTTGCTCAGGCAAGAGTTAGGGAGGTAGGAGAATATCTTATAAGTCAGGGACTAGAAAGAAATCAGCTTAAGATTACCGTGCTCCCTGTTAAAGACAGCGTGGGATTAAGTTTGAGAGTAAGGGCAATTAATGCATTACCATAG
- a CDS encoding CotH kinase family protein gives MRYSIFLLVLAISINSCAQVTFTPQSVAIDDSLNIAIIQIPKGTTVTDGDFQINGLSYTLNLSSQDAIYTASHLLKRGDTTYKTYLTLYPLIQIDAPQGIVNEPKRMATISYADKDTQFTSYAGIELRGSSSLVFPKKTYDLNFYKDSLGFENQDYELAGMRSDDDWILDGLYNEPLRMRSYLSLNLWNDIYKPHYLDKEPTAKAGATAAYAEVFVNGSYQGIFLLQEQVDRKLVQVKKNRGDTVRGEIFQGARYLGASSFDSIPPKKNFLASWGGYDIKYPSDTNTPWDNVYPFTDFVVNSDDDAFAKGISKQFVIDNAIDYFLYINAVRAPDNLGKNLYLIRYDAGEPYFYAPWDLDGSFGTIFSGKRIKTTDDFLTNGLVRRLIKTNADDFNTRFKERWKTLRAQVLSQEELLTRQQNVYEKLSSHLVFEREQLVWKDFKSDREGLDYMQQWTKERLAFLDDYISKL, from the coding sequence GTGAGATATTCAATTTTTTTATTAGTACTAGCAATTTCTATTAACTCTTGTGCCCAAGTGACCTTTACTCCACAAAGCGTGGCAATAGACGATTCTCTTAATATTGCCATTATCCAAATACCTAAAGGGACCACAGTAACAGATGGAGATTTCCAGATTAATGGGCTATCATATACTCTTAATCTCTCTAGTCAAGACGCTATTTACACTGCTTCTCACCTATTAAAGCGTGGCGATACTACGTATAAAACATATCTTACTTTATACCCACTTATACAGATAGATGCTCCACAGGGGATTGTAAATGAGCCTAAACGTATGGCAACAATCTCTTATGCAGATAAAGACACGCAGTTTACAAGTTATGCAGGGATAGAACTGAGAGGAAGCAGCTCTCTTGTGTTTCCTAAAAAAACCTACGACCTCAACTTTTATAAAGACAGCCTAGGTTTTGAAAATCAAGATTATGAACTTGCAGGTATGCGCAGTGATGACGACTGGATTCTGGATGGGCTTTACAACGAACCGCTACGTATGCGTTCTTACCTCTCTCTCAATTTATGGAATGATATTTACAAACCGCATTATCTAGATAAAGAACCAACAGCCAAAGCTGGCGCAACAGCAGCCTATGCCGAGGTTTTTGTAAACGGGAGTTACCAAGGCATCTTCTTACTACAAGAACAAGTAGATCGCAAACTGGTACAAGTAAAAAAGAATCGTGGCGACACGGTGCGTGGTGAGATTTTTCAAGGGGCGCGCTACCTAGGCGCTAGCTCTTTTGACTCCATACCTCCTAAAAAGAATTTCTTAGCAAGCTGGGGCGGTTATGATATTAAATACCCTTCTGACACTAATACTCCGTGGGATAATGTGTACCCGTTTACAGACTTTGTTGTGAATAGTGATGATGACGCTTTCGCGAAAGGAATTTCAAAACAATTTGTAATCGATAATGCGATTGATTATTTCCTATACATTAACGCTGTGCGCGCACCAGATAATTTAGGTAAGAATTTATATCTCATACGTTACGACGCAGGAGAACCTTACTTCTATGCGCCCTGGGACCTAGATGGGAGCTTCGGGACTATTTTTAGTGGTAAACGAATAAAAACCACTGATGATTTTCTTACAAATGGTCTCGTGAGAAGACTTATAAAAACAAATGCAGATGATTTTAATACGCGTTTTAAAGAACGATGGAAAACACTTCGAGCTCAAGTATTGAGTCAAGAAGAACTACTCACTAGGCAACAAAATGTATATGAAAAACTCTCGTCACATCTAGTTTTTGAAAGAGAACAGCTGGTATGGAAAGATTTTAAATCTGACCGAGAAGGGCTAGACTATATGCAACAATGGACTAAAGAAAGACTTGCGTTTCTAGACGATTATATTTCTAAACTCTAA
- the folK gene encoding 2-amino-4-hydroxy-6-hydroxymethyldihydropteridine diphosphokinase, whose amino-acid sequence MHTTFLSLGSNQGNTYEALDKAIQLLFERVGRVVKISPVYQSPAWGFDGPDFHNCVVRMETSLPIKKLLDTTQSIEQLLGRKEKEGTAYQSRIIDIDILLYDDVVKLSEQLSVPHKHMQERLFVLQPLADIAGDEVCEALSTAENPVTYLELLEACNDDGILTKQAKWLKKPQDSIDLGSYNYITIEGNIGAGKTSLATMISDEFNAKLILERFKDNPFLPKFYKDPDRFAFPLEMSFLADRYQQLLDDLGQYDLFKDFMCADYDRYKSLIFAQVTLQEEEFLLYKRLHEMMYKDMPQPDLYVYLYQNTERLLKNINKRGRSYEKSIDPTYLEKINQGYLDFIKTQHNLNVKIIDISELDFVKNRADFLSIINQFANE is encoded by the coding sequence TTGCATACCACATTCTTATCATTAGGCAGTAATCAAGGAAACACTTATGAAGCACTCGATAAAGCAATACAATTGCTTTTTGAGCGTGTAGGTAGGGTTGTAAAAATTTCTCCTGTGTATCAAAGTCCTGCTTGGGGTTTTGATGGGCCAGATTTTCACAACTGTGTGGTAAGGATGGAAACATCACTACCTATTAAAAAACTCTTAGACACGACACAGTCTATAGAGCAATTACTAGGTCGTAAGGAAAAGGAAGGAACAGCTTATCAATCAAGAATAATAGATATAGACATATTGCTTTATGACGATGTTGTAAAGCTTTCAGAGCAACTCTCGGTTCCTCATAAGCATATGCAAGAGCGGTTGTTTGTATTACAGCCACTTGCAGATATCGCAGGCGATGAGGTTTGTGAGGCATTATCTACAGCTGAAAATCCAGTCACTTATTTAGAGTTATTAGAAGCTTGTAACGATGATGGTATTCTTACAAAACAGGCTAAATGGCTTAAGAAACCACAAGACAGTATTGATTTAGGTAGTTACAACTATATCACCATAGAAGGAAATATAGGAGCGGGAAAAACAAGCCTCGCCACGATGATCTCAGATGAGTTTAATGCAAAGCTTATTCTTGAACGTTTTAAAGACAACCCGTTCTTGCCTAAGTTTTACAAAGACCCAGATAGATTTGCCTTTCCGTTAGAAATGTCTTTTCTGGCAGATAGATACCAGCAGCTACTAGATGATTTAGGACAATATGATCTTTTTAAGGATTTTATGTGCGCAGATTATGATCGTTATAAATCGCTCATATTTGCACAGGTAACATTACAAGAGGAGGAGTTTTTGCTTTACAAACGTCTCCATGAGATGATGTATAAGGATATGCCGCAGCCAGACTTATACGTGTACCTTTATCAAAATACAGAGCGTTTACTTAAGAACATAAATAAGCGTGGTCGTAGTTATGAGAAGAGTATTGATCCTACGTATTTAGAAAAAATAAATCAAGGATACCTAGATTTTATAAAGACTCAACATAATCTCAATGTAAAGATTATTGATATTTCAGAGTTAGATTTTGTCAAAAACAGAGCTGACTTTTTATCTATTATCAACCAATTTGCAAATGAGTAA